The Dioscorea cayenensis subsp. rotundata cultivar TDr96_F1 chromosome 19, TDr96_F1_v2_PseudoChromosome.rev07_lg8_w22 25.fasta, whole genome shotgun sequence genome includes a window with the following:
- the LOC120250578 gene encoding putative ripening-related protein 1, producing the protein MASATLKWSMFVMFLAAVTFEYGDCFHHISVLSACSPSGYLHGKTGHCNTEHDSDCCKAGELYPQYRCSPPITGDTQATMTINSFAKGGDGGGPSECDNSYHSDDEMVVALSSGWYNHGSRCLKSIRINANGKSVLAKVVDECDSVNGCDKDHDFQPPCPNNIVDASPAVWNALGIHGSEVGDYDITWSDE; encoded by the coding sequence ATGGCGAGTGCAACTCTTAAGTGGAGTATGTTTGTGATGTTCTTGGCTGCTGTTACTTTTGAGTATGGTGATTGTTTCCACCACATTTCTGTGTTAAGCGCATGCTCTCCTAGTGGATATTTGCACGGCAAAACTGGGCATTGCAACACCGAACATGATTCTGATTGTTGTAAGGCTGGTGAATTATACCCACAATACCGATGTTCCCCACCTATAACTGGAGATACACAGGCAACCATGACTATTAATAGCTTTGCAAAAGGAGGTGACGGTGGCGGCCCATCAGAGTGTGACAACAGTTACCATAGTGACGATGAAATGGTTGTCGCTTTGTCTTCCGGCTGGTATAATCATGGTAGCCGTTGCCTGAAGAGCATAAGGATCAATGCTAATGGAAAGTCTGTCTTGGCGAAGGTGGTTGACGAGTGTGACTCTGTCAATGGTTGTGACAAGGATCATGATTTTCAGCCTCCTTGTCCTAATAATATAGTTGATGCTTCACCTGCGGTATGGAATGCATTGGGGATCCATGGTTCAGAAGTTGGTGACTATGACATTACTTGGTCCGACGAATGA